One genomic window of Euleptes europaea isolate rEulEur1 chromosome 10, rEulEur1.hap1, whole genome shotgun sequence includes the following:
- the BVES gene encoding blood vessel epicardial substance isoform X1, which translates to MNPTQVSSITVTPLGFFPDFRNATSVPLNETVCENWREIHHLVFHMANICFTIGLVIPTTFNLHMIVLRAMLTTGCALFIIWATLFRCALDIMVWNAVFLLVNLLHFIYLVYKKRPIKIDKELSSLYKRMFEPLHVPPEQFQRLTGQFCNIQMLKTGQAYAAEDKTSVDDRLSILLKGKMKVSYRGHFLHNIYPCAFIDSPEFRSTQMNRGEKFQVSITADDNCKFLCWSRERLTFFLESEPFLFEIFKHLIGKDITNKLYSLNDPTLNDKASQKMDQQPSLCSQLSVMQMRNSMASSSDSEDGLQHFLRGTSTGSSLRQPSPYLRGSQKMKPIEESVEDDVFEPASPMKVKAHP; encoded by the exons ATGAACCCTACACAAGTCAGTTCAATCACAgtgacccctttggggttttTCCCTGACTTCAGAAATGCCACTTCTGTGCCTTTGAATGAAACGGTGTGTGAAAACTGGAGAGAGATTCACCACCTGGTGTTTCATATGGCTAATATTTGTTTTACAATTGGATTAGTTATTCCAACCACTTTCAATCTTCATATGATTGTCCTACGAGCTATGCTAACGACAG GATGTGCACTTTTTATCATCTGGGCAACTCTTTTCCGCTGTGCCTTGGATATAATGGTCTGGAATGCAGTATTCCTGCTTGTCAACCTTCTTCATTTTATATATTTGGTATACAAGAAAAGACCG ATAAAGATAGATAAAGAGCTCAGTAGTCTGTATAAGAGAATGTTTGAACCCCTCCATGTGCCTCCAGAACAGTTCCAAAGATTGACTGGACAATTCTGCAATATTCAGATGCTAAAAACAGGTCAAGCATATGCTGCAGAGGATAAAACATCAGTAGATGATCGATTAAGCATTCTGCTAAAAGGAAA AATGAAGGTCTCCTATCGAGGGCATTTTCTGCATAATATTTACCCCTGTGCCTTTATAGATTCTCCTGAATTTCGATCAACCCAGATGAATCGGGGTGAGAAGTTTCAG GTGTCGATTACTGCTGATGATAACTGCAAATTCTTGTGCTGGTCCAGAGAGAGACTTACATTTTTTCTGGAATCTGAGCCTTttctctttgaaatatttaagcaTCTCATTGGAAAAGATATTACAAACAAGTTATACTCGTTGAATGATCCAACCCTAAATGACAAA GCATCCCAAAAAATGGATCAACAACCTAGTCTGTGTTCACAGCTCTCTGTGATGCAAATGAGAAACAGCATGGCTAGCTCAAGTGACAGTGAAGACGGCTTGCAGCACTTTCTCCGGGGCACTTCCACTGGTTCCTCCCTCC GTCAACCATCTCCTTATTTAAGAGGATCACAAAAAATGAAACCAATAGAAGAAAGTGTCGAAGATGATGtctttgaacctgcatctcccatgAAAGTTAAAGCTCATCCGTGA